One genomic segment of Gordonia humi includes these proteins:
- a CDS encoding MinD/ParA family ATP-binding protein yields the protein MTAQHSAGDDALGFLAPAAPTDYSAEPPVQLRSQGLRRRAPEPQEEPVTEPTPTSDPAAETAASTEPVAEPQPPVAPVADDVEPSAPAVAYSDTAAEPAAEPYNPNPYGVPTAPPDYEYTDNGQYQNAGFIQQPQGRVLVDPDPQARRLDGIGQARPGLLETAAGIEDDPAEWGWRGRLNALGMHLRPRPDSEEVRHRQDIERIRQPLSGFWKVAVLNVKGGMGKTPTTIMLGNTFGQYRGGGVVLWDSNESKGTLSERAATSAAPNGGQPSVWDVLEHASELAGPNAQSGALSHFLRKQPTMDEILASDQSSKRMKAIGAAECAAIEAVLRRHRSGAIIDTGNDDTSPNWQWVTENVHQVVIPMPYRRDAAAKVVQMLDGMHARDLSALVSTAIVALAPAPGASDADRDDIIEELRGQGVHRFMDMPYEPAFEGAGARIVYQRLPLTTRVAYAELAAEIADSLAKSRSRAVEFDAGMVPQSIARPAEYDVRGTRRAAPTPGYAPPMGYPGGPVTGQMPMGGYPHPSGQWPAQAPYYQEGHQ from the coding sequence ATGACCGCACAGCACTCCGCCGGTGACGACGCCCTGGGCTTTCTGGCCCCGGCCGCGCCGACCGACTACAGCGCAGAACCCCCGGTGCAGCTGCGTAGCCAAGGGCTACGCCGCCGCGCCCCCGAACCGCAGGAGGAGCCCGTGACCGAACCCACCCCGACCAGCGACCCCGCCGCAGAGACGGCCGCCTCGACAGAACCGGTCGCCGAACCGCAGCCTCCAGTGGCACCGGTCGCCGATGATGTCGAGCCGTCGGCGCCGGCCGTGGCTTACAGCGATACCGCGGCCGAACCGGCCGCCGAACCCTACAACCCGAACCCGTACGGTGTTCCGACCGCTCCGCCGGACTACGAGTACACCGACAACGGCCAGTACCAGAACGCGGGTTTCATCCAGCAGCCGCAGGGTCGGGTGTTGGTGGACCCGGACCCGCAAGCACGCCGTCTCGACGGGATCGGGCAGGCCCGTCCGGGTCTGTTGGAGACTGCGGCCGGTATCGAGGACGATCCGGCCGAGTGGGGATGGCGCGGGCGGCTGAACGCTCTCGGGATGCATTTGCGGCCGCGTCCGGACTCCGAGGAGGTCCGTCACCGCCAGGACATCGAACGCATCCGCCAACCCCTCTCGGGTTTCTGGAAGGTCGCGGTGTTGAACGTCAAGGGCGGGATGGGTAAGACCCCGACGACGATCATGCTCGGGAACACCTTCGGCCAGTACCGGGGCGGCGGTGTGGTCCTGTGGGACTCCAACGAGTCCAAAGGCACCCTGTCTGAGCGTGCGGCGACCTCGGCGGCCCCCAACGGTGGACAGCCGAGTGTGTGGGACGTACTCGAGCACGCCAGCGAGCTCGCGGGCCCGAACGCCCAGTCCGGGGCGCTCTCCCATTTCCTGCGTAAGCAGCCGACGATGGACGAGATCCTGGCATCGGACCAGTCGTCCAAGCGGATGAAGGCGATCGGCGCGGCCGAGTGCGCGGCGATCGAAGCAGTCCTGCGCCGGCACCGGTCCGGGGCCATCATCGACACCGGTAACGATGACACCTCGCCGAACTGGCAGTGGGTCACCGAGAATGTCCACCAGGTCGTCATCCCCATGCCGTATCGCCGCGACGCCGCGGCGAAGGTCGTGCAGATGCTCGACGGAATGCACGCCCGCGACCTGTCCGCTCTGGTGTCCACGGCGATCGTCGCACTCGCGCCGGCACCCGGCGCGTCCGATGCCGATCGCGACGACATCATCGAGGAGCTGCGCGGGCAGGGCGTGCACCGGTTCATGGACATGCCGTACGAGCCTGCGTTCGAGGGCGCCGGGGCACGGATTGTCTACCAGCGCCTTCCGCTGACCACGCGCGTCGCCTACGCCGAGCTGGCCGCCGAGATCGCCGACTCCCTGGCCAAGTCCCGCTCGCGTGCAGTCGAGTTCGACGCCGGGATGGTCCCGCAGTCGATCGCCCGACCGGCCGAATACGACGTGCGCGGCACCCGCCGCGCCGCGCCGACACCGGGATATGCGCCGCCGATGGGCTACCCCGGTGGCCCGGTGACCGGGCAGATGCCGATGGGTGGCTACCCGCACCCGAGCGGGCAGTGGCCCGCACAGGCCCCCTACTACCAGGAAGGACACCAGTAA